CTGGGTCCCATTCCTAAGACATGGTTACTTTATTTTCCCCTTGTTAAGACATAGGAGACTTAGTTTTTAAACGGTCAGTGTCCAGTTGAAGGCAGAACACTAATCAGATTTCAAGGCCCACAACTTGGGGACTAGACCACCTTATGTTGAGGGAACTCTGCCACCTGCGTGCAACCCACAGCTAAAGTAAATTCAATGACACTACTGCCCTGATTACTCCTTAGGATGTGGTCAAAACAGCATCAAatgtttcttctcttcctttccccaaGACAGTGTCCTGAACCTGTTAAATTAAGTCATTGGATTTTACTCTGTTCTGTTTACAGTTTACTATTTAaggttttataaatgtaaatatattttgtatatttttctatgaGAAGCACTTCATAGGGAGAAGCACTTATGACAAGGCTATTTTTTAAACCGCGGTATTATCCTAATTTAAAAGAAGATcggtttttaataattttttattttcataggatGAAGTTAGAGAAAATATTCAGCTGTACACACAAAGTCTGGTTTTTCCTGCCCAACTTCCCCCTGGAAggtgtactttttgttgtttaatgTGTAGCTTGTTTGTGCCCTGTTGACATAAATGTTTCCTGGGTTTGCTCTTTGACAATAAATGGAGAAGGAAGGTCACCCAACTCCATTGGGCCACTCCCCTCCTTCCCCTATTGAAGCTCCTCAAAAGGCTACAGTAATATCTTGATACAACAGCTTCTCTTCTTTCCCGCCTCTCTCCTTTCCGGCGCAACTTCCAGAGTGGTGGGAGACGGCAATCTTTACATTTCCCTCATCTTTCTTACTTCAGAGTTAGCAAACAACAAGTTGAATGGCAACTTGACATTTTTCCATCACCATCTGCCTCATAGGCcactctttcctttccctctgcccACCAAGTCCTCATATCTGCAGAGAACCCATTGATCACCTTGTGCCCTCTTTTGGGGCAGCCTGTTGAAACTGAAGCACAGTCTGACCACTCACGATAAAGCAGatttttctctgcctctgccacaAGGTTTCAGAGTAGTGTAGTCCAAGTAGAGGGTGGGGCACCCTTTTCTCGCCGCAAGAAGCCCATTCCTATGGAAGTCTAGCAAAGCAATACGACTCAGCCCAGCACTCTCTGCCCCAGGACTCATGGCTCTGCTGTGCCttccatcctgggctcccttctCTCCCGTGACCTTAAGAACTTTGTCTGGTGGCTTTGCTGGAACATTGTCACTGTTTTCACTGTCATGCAGGGAGCCCAGCACTGTGGCCAGGATGGCAGAGACTTCCTTGTCATCATGGAGAAGTGCCAGCAGGGGACTGGGAAAAGCACTCTACCCAGACctcacctcccttcctccttttgcCCATGAACAAGATGCAGTGGCCCTAGGGGTTCCACTAGTGTCTGCTTTCCTTTATTATTGCACTGTGTGAGGTTTTTTTGTAAATCCTtgtattcctatttttttttaaacaaaaaaaaaaacttaagctGCATTTGTTACTGAAATGATTAATGCACTGATGGGTCCTGAATTCACCTTGAGAAAGACCCAAAGGccagtcagggggtggggggaactcAGCTAAATAGACCTAGTTACTGCCCTGCTAGGCCATGCTGTACTGTGAGCCCCCTCCTCACTCTCTACCAACCCTAAACCCTGAGGACAGGGGAGGAACCCACAGCTTCCTTCTCCTGCCAGCTGCAGATGGTTTGCCTTGCCTTTCCACCCCCTAATTGTCAAccacaaaaatgagaaattcCTCTTCTAGCTCAGCCTTGAGTCCATTGCCAAATTTTCAGCACACCTGCCAGCAACTTGGGGGGATAAGCGAAGGTTTCCCTACAAGAGGGAAAGAAGGCAAAAACGGCACAGCTATCTCCAAACACATCTGAGTTCATTTCAAAAGTGACCAAGGGAATCTCCGCACAAAAGTGCAGATTGAGGAATTGTGATGGGTCATTCCCAAGAATCCCCCAAGGGGCATCCCAAATCCCTGAGGAGTAACAGCTGCAAACCTGGTCAGTTCTCAGTGAGAGCCAGCTCACTTACAGCTTTGCTGCTAGAACCTGTTGTGGCTGCATTTCCTGGTGGCCAGTGACAACTGTGTAACCAGAATAGCTGCATGGCGCTGACCCTTTGGCCGGAACTTGGTCTCTTGGCTCCCTCCTTGGCCACCCACCACCTCTCGCACAGCCCCTCTGTTTTTACACCAATAACAAGAATTAAGGGGGAAGCCCTGGCAGCTATACATTTTCAACCAGACTCCTTTGCCGGGACCCAGCCCGCCACCCTGCTCGCCTCCGTCAAACCCCCGGCCAATGCAGTGAGCACCATGTAGCtcccttgatttaaaaaaaataaaaaataaaaaaaaaaaaggaaaaaaaaatacaacacacacacaaaaataaaaaaaaatattctaatgAATGTATCTTTCTAAAGGACTGACGTTCaatcaaatatctgaaaatacTAAAGGTCAAAACCTTGTCAGATGTTAACTTTTAAGTTcggtttgggatttttttttttaatagaaatcaagttgtttttgtttttaaggaaaagCGGGTCATTGCAAAGGGCTGGGTGtaattttatgtttcatttccttcattttaaagcaATACAAGGTTATGGAGCAGATGGTTTTGTGCCGAATCATGAATACTAGTCAAGTCACACACTCTGGAAACTtgcaactttttgtttgttttggttttcaaataaatataaatatgatatatataggaACTAATATAGTAATGCACCATGTAACAAAGCCTAGTTCAGTCCATGGCTTTTAATTCTCTTAACACTATAGATAAGGATTGTGTTACAGTTGCTAGTAGCGGCAGGAAGATGTCAGGCTCACTTTCCTCTGATTCCCGAAATGGGGGAACCTCTAACCATAAAGGAATGGTAGAACAGTCCATTCCTCGGATCAGAGAAAAATGCAGACATGGTGTCACCTGGATTTTTTTCTGCCCATGAATGTTGCCAGTCAGTACCTGTCCTCCTTGTTTCTCTATTTTTGGTTATGAATGTTGGGGTTACCACCTGCATTTAGGGGAAAATTGTGTTCTGTGCTTTCCTGGTATCTTGTTCCGAGGTACTCTAGTTCTGTCTTTCAACCAAGAAAATAGAATTGTGGTGTTTCTTTTATTGAACTTTTAACAGTCTCTTTAGTAAATACAGGTAGTTGAATAATTGTTTCAAGAGCTCAACAGATGACAAGCTTCTTTTCTAGAAATAAGACATTTTTTGACAACTTTATCATGTATAACagatctgttttttttccttgtgttctTCCAAGCTTCTggttagagaaaaagagaaaaaaaaaaaaaggaaaatgtgtctAAAGTCCATCAGTGTTAACTCCCTGTGACAGGGATGAAGGAAAATACTTTAAtagttcaaaaaataataatgctgaaAGCTCTCTACGAAAGACTGAATGTAAAAGTAAAAAGTGTACATAGTTGTAAAAAAAAGGagtttttaaacatgtttattttctatgcacttttttttatttaagtgaTAGTTTAATTAATAAACATGTCAAGTTTATTGCTGCACATGGTTAAGCTTCCTTTTGGCTTTGGTTGGAGAGGGTGGAGAAAAGCGGGAGGGGCATGGCCTGTGACCTGGTCACAAAGTACCTTCCACAGTCTTTTACTTTAAGGTGGCATCACTAAATTATTCCCTGTAGCCCACCTTCAGGTCCACTCCACACTGGCTCTCTTgactattttcttcctttattcatcAGTGATGTATGTTCAGGACCTAATTAATTGTGGATATGAGGCAGGGTCAAGAGGACAAAGGAACAGGGCCTTTACCTTCTACATAGCTCCCCTGTTTTATCCAAGGAGGTTAAGTATTGATTTGTATCGATTTTCTCAACTGTGAATATAATAAACTGAAAGCATTTCAGGGAGAAGCTGGAGAGCACCTTCTCTTAGCTGCACTCCACCTTAAGGCTGAAGCTGGATTTGTTTACTGTTTctcctgggggcaggggcagTTGAGAAATAACCAAATAGTCTGCCAAGCCAGGGTCAACCCTCCAGGCCACAGGTTGAGCAAATGCTACAGCCATGGACAGGGAGACACTCCTCATGAAGGGGTGGTCCTCATCCTTTCAGATCAACTTCCTGCTGGAGGCTCCACCCTCACCAcgtccctccctcttctctcatcTGGAGTCACCTTTTGGGATTTTGGAGTTGAGCACCATGGGGACTCCAAATGATCAGGCAGTGCTGCAGGCCATCTTCAACCCTGACACCCCATTTGGAGACATTGTTGGATTGGACCTCGGAGAGGAAGCAGAAAAGGAAGAACGAGAAGAAGGTAGGCATTTCATCTGGAGTGTAGCTCTGCACATAGGCTGGCCTGCTGGCCTCCCGAGGTAGCAGAGAGGGAGGTGGTTTTATAAGGCCCCTTGTTCCATGATTATGATTGAGATTGGAATCAGAGAGGTTGGCTGCTCCTTAGCGCACTGATGGGGGTTTGGTAAGAGATGTCCTGCCAAGAGGAGTAAGCTGGGGTTTGTCTCTCAATCCATCAGCTCTCATGCCTCTGAACTTACCACTTAATTGACTGTATGATCCAAGCTTAACTGCCAGGTGATGTTAAACTCTCACATTTTTGTCATAACAGAGAATACCACCACCAGAACAGAAGACTGAAATAAGGCAGGGCATGGTTGCTCAGTTGAGTGGTTCCAATATAGCAAGCACAACCAGTATCCGTTAAACACTGTCACAAGCCAAGCTCCAAACTAACTCTTCTGCAGTGAGTGCGTTCACTGGCTTTTCCATTAGTCCCTAATGAAGGAGTTTTTGATCCTTTGTTTCTAGAGGAGTAAAGCCTACACCTTACTAACTCAGGCCGAAACGCAGAGGGATACGTCAGAAGTGATGTTCATGATCTGGGAATGTCATGGTGGCCTTTGCATAAGAGGCGGTGTAGTAGAGTAAAATGCAGACAGGAGCCAGaatgacctgggttcaaatccaagctCTGCAACGTATGGCCTGCTGAGGCCATACACAAAAAACTTGAGCAACTTCTTTAACAGATTGAGGAGTTTGGGCTTCATTTTCTTGGCAATGGGGAACCAACCAAGGCCCCTTCCCAGGTCTCTTGGAACTCAGGCAATGCTAGCTCCCAGCCTTAGTGACCTCATCTCCCCCTACCCCAAACACTGCAACTGACCCCTGCTGTGACCCATACCCAGTCAGCTCTGGCTCAGATCTCAGAATTCCAAAGCCTGAGGTGGCTTTTTCTTCTTGCTACCAACTGCACACCTGGCTTCTCCTGGCTCCTTCCCTGGCCCAGATGAAGTTTTCCCTCAAGCACAGCTGGAACAGTCCAAGGCCCTGGAGCTGCAGGGGGTGATGGCAGCAGAGGCTGGGGACCTCAGCACAGCCCTGGAGAGGTTTGGCCAAGCCATCTGCCTGCTGCCTGAGAGGGCTTCAGCCTACAACAACCGTGCCCAGGCCCGGCGACTCCAGGGAGACGTGGCAGGTAAGGGGAGATGCCCTGTATCCTCTGCAAAAAGGCCCACGGGAGGGCACAGACCAGAACTGAAGTGGCTGTGCGGCTGGGGTGGCCTTGCTAAACCCCTGTGGAGCCTGTCTTCTTACCTATAAGGTAGGAGTAGTATCAGGGGACCTGCTAATATCATGGGGCTAATGTGAAATTCAGAAGAGACTGCATTCCATTGATGAAGGAACAGTTAATGAGAGCCTACTATGTGGCAGTAGGCTGGTGCTGAGGACACTGAGATAAAAGGTATATGGATCACCAACATTTATATAGCAGtcactatgtaccaggcattaaTCACTTTACATACAAACTAGTAAatcaatcctcacaacaaccctaaaaAGTATGTACTATTGTTATCCCcagtttatagatgaagaaactgaagcatgaagaggctaagtaacttgcccactATCATACAGTCAggcagcagcagagctgggatgtCAGCCAGGTGGTAGGGCTCGAGTGTGTGCTCTTAATCCCCACATGATACTGCTCCTCGAAAAGCTCccagtccaggaggcagagcagaCACATAATTCTGAGACCAGCAAAACAAGTTTGAGAGGGGTCAGCGTGGGACCTGTTCCCGAAGGGCGAGTTTTGAAGGATGAGTGGGAGTTAGTTGGTGGGTGGAGAAGGTACAGTCTGTAGAGGTCCAAAACTCCTGCTGCATTCAGGTTATTCTAATTAAGTGAAGACAATGGGACCATGCTGGGGACCAAAGATGAGGCTAATGTGAAGGTATAAACCACGGAAACCTAGTACTACTTGACTGTTAGGAGCAGTGGTGACACAGGTGCTCCCAGAACCAGCAATACCAGGCTAGGGAGTTTTGAGTCCACTCCAGGAACGATGGGAACCTCCCAGGAGCCCCTTATCCAGGCTTATGTGCCCCAGATCACTGGAGACAGCCTGCAGACCAAAACCCCAGAGAGATGCAGTGGTGATTCCAACTGGAGATTCCTCCAGACCAGCTCGTCTGAGGGAAACCAAGGAGTACTGCATTCTGAGTGCTTCTCCGGAGGCTCAGGCTCTTTGGGAGATTAGAGAACATGAGTGAATTGAAGCAGAGCCCGAAAGAAGCCAGCCTGGTGGACTTTAAGAAGGTGGCTGGCTGCCTGAAGTTCTGAGTTCAGAGTTCTGAGGCCCAACCCAAGTATTTtatgagaataataaaaataaaaatggtgcaGGCCAGCTCTGGCTCCAGGACCAAGGAAATTAGATACATGGAGATAACCAAAGAATGATGAAAGGCAATCAGTCCAGGATACAGGGGAGAGAGAAGGTGTTCTAAAGAAagcaatggaaaagagaaaagggccctcaaaaggaaaacaatgagAAACTGTCTTGATTGTACTTTTAAGAAATGATTGTGcggttaatattatttttttgaacCCTGACATTCAGAGTCAgtcacctggcacatagtggatGCTTAATAACAGGTGTGGAATAAATTGGCTGCTACTTGCCCGGGCAGTGGGCCAGACTCATAAACATAGTGGCCATTCAGAATCCTGCAACGTTCATGTTTTCGTGTATCAGGGGTGGAAAATAATAGGAACAAGGCGAGACCTGGACttcagtcccagctctgccactaagtGGCTTGGCTGTAGAGCCCTCGGCAAATCCTCTTAACTCTTCCACAGTCTTCATCTGTGTAATGGGAATAACGATCCGTACCTCTAGCAGGTGCGAAGCGGGTTGTAAATGGCCACGCCCGGGAGCCGCAAGGACCACGGTGATCCGCGCGGCCGCAGGTGGGCTGGGGCTCGGGCAAGGCCGCCCTGGCCTCCGCTGACCCCCGCCCCGCCCGTCTCGTCGGTCCCGCAGGCGCCCTGGAGGATCTGGAACGCGCGGTGGAGCTGAGCGGCGGCCGGGGCCGCGCCGCCCGCCAGAGCTTTGTGCAGCGCGGACTCCTGGCGCGGCTGCAGGGCCGAGATGACGACGCCCGCAAGGACTTCGAGAGGGCGGCACGGCTGGGCAGCCCCTTCGCGCGGCGCCAGCTGGTGCTGCTCAACCCCTACGCCGCGCTGTGCAACCGCATGCTGGCCGACATGATGGGGCAGCTGCGCCGCCCCCGCGACAGCCGCTGAGCGCCGCGGACCCGGGCGTCCGCGGGCGAGGGGACGGGACTGGGCCCTGAACCAATAAAGCCGTCGGGCCTCACCGACTCCGCCTGCTCCTGCGTCCTGCCCGCGCCCGGAGAGAAGGGCACTCGGGGGTACTCGGCGCGGGCTGGGGACCAGCCGGGGGGTGGTGAGCCGCGGCCGCCCACCTGCCGGGTAAGGGCCCCTCGGGCCCGTGGTCGGGCATCGATTGGCCCCGCCTGGCGCAGCCCCCGCCCCTGCAGCGGACTGCGGTGCTCATCAGACCTGAGCAGTTGCTCCGGCGGCGCGCGGGAAGGGAGCCAGGTGAGCCGCCCcggtggcggggggcgggggcgggatGCTCGGCGACCCCACCCTCCGACCCTCTCCTCTTCCGCCGACATCCACCGGAACCACCAACATCAGGAAAGGGGGCGTAGGGCGAGGGATGGGAGAGAGAACAGGGCAGGAGAGAGGATGGGAACAGGGCAGGAGAGAGGATAGGATTAGGAGAAAGGCGATCCCTTTGGGGGAGGGGCGCGTGgagtatgagtgtgtgtgagtgtgcgtgtgtgcaagGTGTGGTTGCACGGATGCTCGTTGCTTCTGCGTATCTGCGGGTGTGTGCCTCTTTGTATTGTAGCCTGGAGTCAGTGCTCGCTTCTGCGCCTGCAGGATGTCCATGTGTCTGCTGGGTGGGTCCGTGCCTTCGCCACTGGGGGCTGGTCTACATTTGCGTTTCCGTACATGGTTCCTTTTGTTTCTGGAGAGTAAATTCCTGGAGCAATTGCTAGGCCTGCCTGCTGTCACCTGGCTGACAGGGAGGCCCGTCGCCTTCTCTCAGCAGCCTAGGGCCCAGGCCCGGGCCACCATGgcgctgcctccgggcccagccgCCCTCCGGCACACACTGCTGCTCCTGCCAGCCCTTCTGAGCTCAGGTACACCCCTGTTCAGTCGTTGACCAAGTCCTTCTGGGTTCCAAAGCCCCCTCTCTCCCCTGTCTGCACTTCTGTTTGGGTACCCACTCCAGGCCCCAAGCCCTGGAGTCCCTGTCCCCTTCACCCACCTACCCTAGGTCCAACCAGCCAGTCCCTGGTGAGAGGACTCAGGCGCCCTTTCCTTTGGCCTGCTGCTTCTCTCACTGGGCCAATTCCTGGTCACAGCACAGTACCAACTGTGCCTGAGCCCTTCCCAGAGGCCCCCTGCTGTGTTCCAGGTTGGGGGGAGTTGGAGCCACAAATAGATGGTCAGACCTGGGCTGAGCGGGCACTTCGGGAGAATGAACGCCACGCCTTCACCTGCCGGGTGGCAGGGGGGCCTGGCACCCCCAGATTGGCCTGGTATCTGGATGGACAGCTGCAGGAGGCCAGCACCTCAAGACTGCTGAGCGTGGGAGGGGAGGCCTTCTCTGGAGGCACCAGCACCTTCACTGTCACTGCCCATCGGGCCCAGCATGAGCTCAACTGCTCCCTGCAGGACCCCAGCAGTGGCCGATCAGCCAACGCCTCTGTCATCCTTAATGTGCAATGTGAGTGGCCCTGAGGTGGGCAGGGAGAGAGGTTCTTTGCCCAGGGACCCCCAGCACCCACCAGGCAGGTGGTCTGCAGGACATTTAGCAGACACTTAAGCACTTTGCAAATATGAACTCATTTGATCCTCTGAGTAACCCCATGAGGTCATTACTATTGTCGtcaccattttacaaataagaaaactgaggcagaaagagGTAAGCAATCTGCCCAGGGTGATGATCCCGCTGGTAagaagcagagccaggattcacaTCTGGGCATTTGGCTCTAGTATTTACACTCATAATCACTCCGAAATGCTGCCTCTCTGGCAGACCCAGCCATCCTGTTCCTCAGCATCCCCTCTGAGGAGAGGCCCAGGCCCCTGGCTCCCATCTGGGTTAGGGAAGAAAGGGCTAGAAGTATGAGGGGCTGTGGTGAGAGCATATTGGCCTCTGCTTTGTACCAGTCAAGCCAGAGATTGCCCAAGTCGGCGCCAAGTACCAGGAAGCTCAGGGCCCAGGCCTCCTGGTTGTCCTGTTTGCCCTGGTGCGTGCCAACCCGCCTGCCAATGTCACCTGGATCGACCAGGATGGGCCAGTGACTGTCAACACCTCTGACTTCCTGGTGCTGGATGCGCAGAACTACCCCTGGCTCACCAACCACACGGTGCAGCTGCAGCTCCGCAGCCTGGCACACAACCTCTCGGTGGTGGCCACCAATGACGTGGGTGTCACCAGTGCGTCGCTTCCAGCCCCAGGTGAGCATGGCCAGCAAGCGGCCCTGCAAAGCCTCAGGTGGGCTCAGGGGTCCCGTCCCCATACAGAAATGGGAATACTTGTTGCCCTGTGGTTGGGTCTTGTGGATGAACTGTCCCCAGCCACCCTGGGCAAGGAGGGCAGAGTAGTACCTATGGCATGTTGGGGCTGGGGCACTACCCACTTGGGACCTGACACAGAGGACATCCTCCAGGGCTTCTGGCTACCCGGGTGGAAGTGCCACTGCTGGGCATTGTTGTGGCTGCTGGGCTTGCCCTGGGCACCCTCGTGGGGTTCAGCACCTTGGTGGCCTGCCTGGTctgcagaaaagagaagaaaaccaaaGGTAGGCCAGGGACACTGGGGGCAGTGTGGATGAGGTCAGGCTGAGCAGCAGCCAAGACAGCAAGTGCAGCTGGGCAGAACCGGTCATCTCTGACGGTGGCAGAGCACTTCCAGGGGGTGGCCATGGGTACGGTGACATGCATCCCAGGTAGCAGGGTCAAGCACTGGGAACCCAGTCTCTGGccccagggccaggcctgggcATTTGAGAGACCCCTTGCCTGAGGGTCCTGGGTCTGAAAGGGTAGGACAGCCCAGCGTGGGAGGGCACACTGAGAATTAGGGACATGGTTTCTTTCTCCACAGGCCCCTCCCGGCGCCCATCTCTGATATCAAGGTAACTCTTCCTTGGGCTGGGTGGACAAGCCTAACCGAAATGCAGGATGGGAACAGGAGGGAGCCTGGGGTTTCTGGTAGAGGCAGCCATGAGTGCCTGTGCCGGGACTCATATCCATCCCGAACTTTGTCCTCCCTGTAGTGACTCCAACAACCTAAAACTCAACAACGTGCGCCTGCCACGGGAGAACATGTCCCTCCCGTCCAACCTTCAGCTCAATGACCTCACTCCAGATTCCAGAGGTATATCTAGGGCCCTGCTCTTTGCCCCTGCTTAATCTCCAGAAGTGCTTCTGAGAAAAAGAACTTGGTGCTTGGGAGGGGCGAGGCCCCATCAGGCACACTCCTCGTCCTGAACACTGCCCTCTTTGTCAACCAGCAGTGAAACCAGCAGACCGGCAGATGGCTCAGAACAACAGCCGGCCAGAGCTTCTGGACCCGGAGCCCGGCGGCCTCCTCACCAGCCGAGGTACTGGGGAAGGGGCCTGCcaccctcctcccctgcccccaagCCCTGTGCTTATGCCAGAGGCCTCCAagtgcccaggaggcagagagagctCTCCAAATTCCAAGGAACAAGCGTTACTGAGTCCCCGCGGGCTTCTTTGATCCCGCAGGTTTCATCCGCCTTCCAATGCTGGGCTATATCTATCGAGTGTCCAGCGTGAGCAGTGATGAGATCTGGCTCTGAGCCGAGGGCGAGACAGGAGTATTCTCTTGGCCTCTGGACACCCTCCCATTCCTCCAAGGCATCCTCTGCCTAGCTACATCACCAATGTGAAGAAGTTATGCCACTGCCACTTTTGCTTGCCCTCCTGGCTGGGGTGCCCTCTATGTCATGCACGTGATGCATTTCACTGGGCTGTAACCCGCAGGGGCACAGGTATCTTTGGCAAGGCTACCAGTTGGACGTAAGCCCCTCATCCTGACTCAGGGTAGGCCCTGCATGTGATGACTGGGCCCTTCCAGAGGGAGCTCTTTGGCCAGGGGTGTTCAGATGTCATCCAGCATCCAAGTGTGGCATGGCCTGCTGTATGCCCCACCCCAGTACTCCACAGCACCTTGTACAGTAGGCATGGGGGCGTGCCTGTATGGGGGACAGGGAGGGCCCTGCATGGATTTTCCTCCTTCCTATGCTATGTAGCCTTGTTCCCTCCGGTAAAATTTAGGACCCTGCTAGCTGTGCAGAACCCAGTTGCCCTTTGCACAGAAACCAACCCCTGACCCAGGGGTACCGGCCAAGCACAAACGTCCTTTTTGCTGCACATGTCTCTGCCCTTCACTTCTTCTCTTCTGTCCCCACCTCCTCTTGGGAATTCTAGGTTACACGCTGGACCTTCTCTACTACTTCACTGGGCACTAGACTTTTCTATTGGCCTGTGCCATCGCCCAGTATTAGCACAAGTTagggaggaagaggcaggcgATGAGTCTAGTAGCACCCAGGACGGCTTGTAGCTATGCATCATTTTCCTACGGCGTTAGCACTTTAAGCACATCCCCTAGGGGAGGGGGTGAGTGAGGGGCCCAGAGCCCTCTTTGTGGCTTCCCCACGTTTGGCCTTCTGGGATTCACTGTGAGTGTCCTGAGCTCTCGGGGTTGATGGTTTTTCTCTCAGCATGTCTCCTCCACCACGGGACCCCAGCCCTGACCAACCCATGGTTGCCTCACCAGCAGGAAGGTGCCCTTCCTGGAGGATGGTCGCCACAGGCACATAATTCAACAGTGTGGAAGCTTTAGGGGAACATGGAGAAAGAAGGAGACCACATACCCCAAAATGACCTAAGAACGCTTTAAAAAGCAACATGTAAATGATTGGAAATTAGTATAGTACAGAATATATTTTTCCCTTGTTGAGATCTTCTTTTGTAATGTTTTTCATGTTACTGCCTAGGGCGGTGCTGAGCACACAGCAAGTTTAATAAACTTGACTGAATTCATTTACATATCTCTGCTTCATTTCTTCTAttaatatgtttttgtttttgttttattttgttttatttgagatggagtctcactctgtcgcccaggctggagtgcagcggcgcgatcttggctcactgcaacctccgcctcccagattcaaacgattctcctgcctcagcctcccaagtagctgggactgtagacgcctaccaccacgcccatctaatttttatatttttagtagagatggggttttaccatgttggccagactggtctcgaactcctgacctcaagtgatctgcccacctcggcctcccaaagtgctgggagtacaggtgtgagccaccacacccagccttctaatatgcttttttttttttttttttttttttgagacagagttttgctcatgttgcccaggctggagtgcaatggtgtgatctcggctcactgcaacctctgcctcctgggttcaagtgattctcctgcctcagccttccaagtagctgggatt
This genomic window from Pan troglodytes isolate AG18354 chromosome 9, NHGRI_mPanTro3-v2.0_pri, whole genome shotgun sequence contains:
- the TMEM25 gene encoding transmembrane protein 25 isoform X5, coding for MSMCLLGGSVPSPLGAGLHLRFRTWFLLFLESKFLEQLLGLPAVTWLTGRPVAFSQQPRAQARATMALPPGPAALRHTLLLLPALLSSGWGELEPQIDGQTWAERALRENERHAFTCRVAGGPGTPRLAWYLDGQLQEASTSRLLSVGGEAFSGGTSTFTVTAHRAQHELNCSLQDPSSGRSANASVILNVQFKPEIAQVGAKYQEAQGPGLLVVLFALVRANPPANVTWIDQDGPVTVNTSDFLVLDAQNYPWLTNHTVQLQLRSLAHNLSVVATNDVGVTSASLPAPGPSRRPSLISSDSNNLKLNNVRLPRENMSLPSNLQLNDLTPDSRAVKPADRQMAQNNSRPELLDPEPGGLLTSRGFIRLPMLGYIYRVSSVSSDEIWL
- the TMEM25 gene encoding transmembrane protein 25 isoform X17, whose translation is MSMCLLGGSVPSPLGAGLHLRFRTWFLLFLESKFLEQLLGLPAVTWLTGRPVAFSQQPRAQARATMALPPGPAALRHTLLLLPALLSSGWGELEPQIDGQTWAERALRENERHAFTCRVAGGPGTPRLAWYLDGQLQEASTSRLLSVGGEAFSGGTSTFTVTAHRAQHELNCSLQDPSSGRSANASVILNVQFKPEIAQVGAKYQEAQGPGLLVVLFALVRANPPANVTWIDQDGPVTVNTSDFLVLDAQNYPWLTNHTVQLQLRSLAHNLSVVATNDVGVTSASLPAPGLLATRVEVPLLGIVVAAGLALGTLVGFSTLVACLVCRKEKKTKGPSRRPSLISSDSNNLKLNNVRLPRENMSLPSNLQLNDLTPDSRVKPADRQMAQNNSRPELLDPEPGGLLTSRACLLHHGTPALTNPWLPHQQEGALPGGWSPQAHNSTVWKL
- the TMEM25 gene encoding transmembrane protein 25 isoform X1, producing the protein MSMCLLGGSVPSPLGAGLHLRFRTWFLLFLESKFLEQLLGLPAVTWLTGRPVAFSQQPRAQARATMALPPGPAALRHTLLLLPALLSSGWGELEPQIDGQTWAERALRENERHAFTCRVAGGPGTPRLAWYLDGQLQEASTSRLLSVGGEAFSGGTSTFTVTAHRAQHELNCSLQDPSSGRSANASVILNVQFKPEIAQVGAKYQEAQGPGLLVVLFALVRANPPANVTWIDQDGPVTVNTSDFLVLDAQNYPWLTNHTVQLQLRSLAHNLSVVATNDVGVTSASLPAPGLLATRVEVPLLGIVVAAGLALGTLVGFSTLVACLVCRKEKKTKGPSRRPSLISSDSNNLKLNNVRLPRENMSLPSNLQLNDLTPDSRAVKPADRQMAQNNSRPELLDPEPGGLLTSRGFIRLPMLGYIYRVSSVSSDEIWL
- the TMEM25 gene encoding transmembrane protein 25 isoform X11; protein product: MALPPGPAALRHTLLLLPALLSSGWGELEPQIDGQTWAERALRENERHAFTCRVAGGPGTPRLAWYLDGQLQEASTSRLLSVGGEAFSGGTSTFTVTAHRAQHELNCSLQDPSSGRSANASVILNVQFKPEIAQVGAKYQEAQGPGLLVVLFALVRANPPANVTWIDQDGPVTVNTSDFLVLDAQNYPWLTNHTVQLQLRSLAHNLSVVATNDVGVTSASLPAPGLLATRVEVPLLGIVVAAGLALGTLVGFSTLVACLVCRKEKKTKGPSRRPSLISSDSNNLKLNNVRLPRENMSLPSNLQLNDLTPDSRVKPADRQMAQNNSRPELLDPEPGGLLTSRGRRNQDKDT
- the TMEM25 gene encoding transmembrane protein 25 isoform X8 is translated as MALPPGPAALRHTLLLLPALLSSGWGELEPQIDGQTWAERALRENERHAFTCRVAGGPGTPRLAWYLDGQLQEASTSRLLSVGGEAFSGGTSTFTVTAHRAQHELNCSLQDPSSGRSANASVILNVQFKPEIAQVGAKYQEAQGPGLLVVLFALVRANPPANVTWIDQDGPVTVNTSDFLVLDAQNYPWLTNHTVQLQLRSLAHNLSVVATNDVGVTSASLPAPGLLATRVEVPLLGIVVAAGLALGTLVGFSTLVACLVCRKEKKTKGPSRRPSLISSDSNNLKLNNVRLPRENMSLPSNLQLNDLTPDSRAVKPADRQMAQNNSRPELLDPEPGGLLTSRGFIRLPMLGYIYRVSSVSSDEIWL
- the TMEM25 gene encoding transmembrane protein 25 isoform X9, which encodes MALPPGPAALRHTLLLLPALLSSGWGELEPQIDGQTWAERALRENERHAFTCRVAGGPGTPRLAWYLDGQLQEASTSRLLSVGGEAFSGGTSTFTVTAHRAQHELNCSLQDPSSGRSANASVILNVQFKPEIAQVGAKYQEAQGPGLLVVLFALVRANPPANVTWIDQDGPVTVNTSDFLVLDAQNYPWLTNHTVQLQLRSLAHNLSVVATNDVGVTSASLPAPGLLATRVEVPLLGIVVAAGLALGTLVGFSTLVACLVCRKEKKTKGPSRRPSLISSDSNNLKLNNVRLPRENMSLPSNLQLNDLTPDSRVKPADRQMAQNNSRPELLDPEPGGLLTSRGFIRLPMLGYIYRVSSVSSDEIWL